The following are encoded in a window of Castanea sativa cultivar Marrone di Chiusa Pesio chromosome 5, ASM4071231v1 genomic DNA:
- the LOC142633435 gene encoding uncharacterized protein LOC142633435 — MAALIPRHTATKLALLSSQRSTLLHTTPSSLMSSSHLHATQNGPRTTLPSRSPTSGLSKTGEYLVLKVDALANWAISSSIWPVTLGLACCAVEMMHASAPRYDLDRMGTFFRPSPRQSDLMIVAGTLTNKMAPVLRKVYDQMPDPRYVISMGSCANGGGYYHYSYAVVRGCDRIVPVDFYVPGCPPIAEALIYTILQLKKKIKRRRDFFYWWTK; from the exons ATGGCTGCTCTTATACCAAGACATACAGCTACAAAGCTAGCCTTGCTCTCATCCCAAAGGTCCACCTTGCTCCACACAACCCCTTCATCACTCATGTCCTCCTCTCACTTGCATGCTACTCAAAATGGCCCACGAACTACCCTTCCATCCAGATCCCCTACTTCAGGCTTGAGCAAGACGGGAGAGTACTTAGTGTTAAAGGTGGATGCTCTCGCGAACTGGGCCATATCATCGTCCATATGGCCCGTGACTTTAGGGCTGGCCTGCTGCGCTGTTGAGATGATGCACGCCAGCGCCCCCAGGTATGATCTGGACCGCATGGGCACCTTTTTCAGGCCCTCCCCACGACAGTCCGATTTGATGATTGTGGCTGGCACTCTTACCAATAAGATGGCTCCTGTACTTCGGAA GGTCTATGATCAAATGCCAGATCCACGGTATGTCATCTCTATGGGAAGCTGTGCAAATGGAGGTGGCTATTACCACTACTCATACGCTGTTGTTCGAGGTTGTGACAGGATTGTCCCGGTTGACTTTTATGTTCCTGGGTGTCCTCCAATAGCTGAGGCCCTAATCTATACAATACTccagttgaagaagaagataaagaggAGGAGGGATTTTTTTTACTGGTGGACTAAGTGA